The following proteins come from a genomic window of Acidobacteriota bacterium:
- a CDS encoding RimK family alpha-L-glutamate ligase: MRLAILSTTLSEEAFLPCMVAFSQRADARGHACTLVRHGELGLGVGGRVGRLLWGPGARELLEAELVIPRLNLRTLTRGDCYILELLEAEGVDFLNPIAAIQAARSKITALQLLDTAGLPIPATLVARTQDGLAEAFRLLGGGPCVVKPNMGSQGRDVALVQGVDELEAVFRSRWAKDRHEILLVQEYIAPAAGPAWDMRVVVLLGQVVGAMRREAVGEDFRTNYSLGATITAVEPSAGVVELARGAAAALELDLAGVDIIEGADGPRVLEVNANPGWEGISAAMAATGRDFHARFLEILETLQR; this comes from the coding sequence ATGCGACTGGCCATTCTGAGCACGACCTTGAGCGAGGAGGCATTTCTCCCGTGTATGGTGGCATTCAGCCAACGGGCCGATGCGCGGGGACACGCGTGCACCCTGGTGCGGCACGGGGAACTGGGGCTCGGGGTGGGCGGCCGCGTCGGCCGTTTGCTCTGGGGACCGGGCGCACGGGAACTGTTGGAGGCTGAGTTGGTCATCCCGCGACTGAACCTGCGCACCCTGACCCGCGGCGACTGCTATATCCTGGAGCTGCTTGAAGCGGAGGGGGTGGATTTTCTGAATCCCATCGCCGCCATCCAGGCGGCCCGAAGCAAGATCACCGCGCTGCAGCTCCTGGACACCGCCGGTCTGCCGATCCCTGCCACCTTGGTAGCGCGCACGCAGGACGGCTTGGCCGAGGCCTTCCGGCTGCTCGGCGGCGGGCCATGTGTCGTCAAGCCCAACATGGGTTCCCAGGGACGCGACGTGGCGTTGGTGCAGGGGGTGGATGAGCTCGAGGCGGTGTTCCGGTCGCGCTGGGCCAAGGACCGGCACGAAATCCTCCTGGTTCAGGAATACATCGCCCCCGCGGCGGGCCCGGCCTGGGATATGCGGGTGGTGGTCCTGCTCGGGCAGGTGGTTGGCGCCATGCGGCGCGAGGCCGTGGGGGAGGATTTCCGGACCAATTATTCGCTGGGCGCGACCATCACGGCGGTGGAGCCATCCGCCGGTGTCGTGGAGTTGGCCCGGGGCGCCGCCGCTGCGCTGGAGCTGGATCTGGCCGGTGTGGATATCATCGAAGGGGCCGACGGTCCGCGGGTCCTGGAAGTCAACGCCAACCCCGGTTGGGAAGGGATCTCCGCGGCCATGGCTGCCACCGGTCGGGACTTCCATGCGCGCTTTCTGGAAATCCTCGAAACACTCCAGCGGTGA
- a CDS encoding dihydropteroate synthase, whose protein sequence is MRRPRTELLTTLRAEGLLFDGAMGTLLDARRGRLPAFDCPERLVLEAPEAIREIHRDYLAAGADVVTTCTFGGTPHKLGLHNLESQARAVNLAAAKLAGEVAAAFPGALVAGSMGPTGLLSIERRTDFQDFYRNFHVQAAALLAGGVDLLLLETCNDMMETRAGILASRDAMAQAGRDALLVVSFSTDALGNLLLGTQLAAAALVADHLGVDMIGLNCSMGPDEMYRLAGELHRQVAAPLLAMPNRGLPRNVGGRPVFDLPAEEFARKTAAFRGLGFRSLGGCCGTDPDCIRALRAEMTAAPLMPEPPRERVPALTGLFEAMVLATTPRPILVGERLNYHGSRKFRNAVDANDMETVVQLARMQVERGARVLDLNLATRDVQRQMELIRQVIPQVSLNAPRPLMVDSTDLDAMREACRRMQGRGVLNSCNLEDIEKCREILALARRHGMMVVCLPMAGEGLPRQPEERLQNARRLCELAEAAGLSHQDLILDPLILTLGTGQPEDRDNGRQALETLRLFKAELPGCFTVMGVSNVSYGLPAAFRPVLNNVLLHHAGALGLDFAIFNPMELMHRTEIPADRWDLAEDLLLNRRPDALQRVLEIGHEPLLTEKVPDANGDALTLPERLRRQIVRRDRHDFLPRLEEAARQTAPQTLIETVFLPAMAEVGRLMESRGLPLPYVLESAAITQEGLKHLKRHFPFQDAAGRGRIVLATVKGDVHDIGKNLVRMLMAHNGFDVADLGTDVAAERILTAVREGLADMVGLSALLVSTSREMRRVVELLHRDGLDVPVLVGGAAVSDAYARELGRLDGEVYAGGVFYGRDAFHGLRLAEELTDPTRRRDRQRRFVEECRSTATIATQAAPPPAEVAPVPVMPRLDPAVRVFCVDVARMIRDFDFEKQCGRKLMAGARMEKGFYENLLRTGEKLLRELGHSSMVAPMAALGFFELAQAGDGRLMIVHGGRRLPLSLAPACWARLIRSGGRPVLPLLVVSLGGTVSETVRQSFDGGDYLQGYILSTIAAELADELAEVATVAILAELDLPRAGVVRYSPGYPVWPALQDQRILFDLLGAEAHLGVTLSEAFQMIPEYSVSAGLLRREKEAGEVSPGKTGH, encoded by the coding sequence ATGAGGCGACCACGCACCGAGCTGCTCACCACCCTGCGGGCCGAAGGGCTTCTCTTCGACGGGGCCATGGGCACCCTGCTCGACGCCCGCCGCGGGCGGCTGCCCGCCTTTGACTGCCCGGAGCGGCTGGTGCTGGAGGCACCCGAGGCGATCCGGGAGATCCACCGCGATTACCTGGCGGCCGGCGCCGATGTCGTCACCACGTGCACCTTCGGCGGCACCCCGCATAAGCTCGGCCTGCACAACCTGGAGTCTCAGGCGCGGGCTGTCAATCTGGCAGCGGCGAAGCTGGCGGGCGAAGTCGCGGCAGCCTTCCCGGGCGCGCTGGTGGCGGGATCCATGGGGCCGACGGGGCTGCTCTCCATCGAGCGGCGGACCGACTTTCAGGATTTCTACCGGAATTTCCACGTTCAGGCGGCGGCGCTGCTGGCGGGCGGTGTGGACCTGCTGTTGCTGGAGACCTGCAACGACATGATGGAAACGCGGGCCGGCATCCTGGCCAGCCGTGACGCCATGGCGCAGGCCGGCCGTGACGCCCTGCTCGTGGTCAGCTTTTCCACCGACGCGTTGGGCAACCTGCTCCTGGGGACGCAACTGGCGGCCGCCGCCCTGGTGGCCGACCATCTCGGCGTGGACATGATCGGACTGAACTGTTCCATGGGACCGGACGAGATGTACCGTCTGGCCGGCGAGCTGCACCGGCAGGTGGCGGCGCCGTTGCTGGCGATGCCCAACCGGGGGCTGCCTCGCAACGTCGGTGGACGACCGGTGTTCGATCTGCCGGCGGAGGAGTTTGCCCGTAAAACCGCCGCGTTCCGCGGGCTGGGATTCCGCTCGCTGGGCGGCTGCTGCGGTACGGACCCCGACTGCATCCGTGCCCTCCGCGCGGAGATGACCGCCGCGCCGCTGATGCCGGAACCACCGCGGGAGCGGGTGCCGGCGCTTACCGGCCTGTTCGAGGCGATGGTGCTGGCCACCACGCCGCGCCCCATCCTGGTGGGCGAGCGGCTCAACTACCACGGCAGCCGGAAGTTCCGGAACGCCGTGGACGCCAACGACATGGAAACGGTCGTGCAACTGGCCCGGATGCAGGTGGAGCGCGGCGCGCGGGTGCTGGACCTGAACCTGGCCACCCGCGACGTCCAGCGGCAGATGGAGCTGATCCGGCAGGTGATCCCGCAGGTGAGTCTCAATGCCCCCCGGCCGCTGATGGTGGACAGCACCGACCTCGACGCCATGCGTGAGGCGTGCCGACGGATGCAGGGGCGTGGGGTGCTCAATTCGTGCAATCTCGAAGACATCGAGAAGTGCCGCGAGATCCTGGCCCTGGCCCGCCGCCACGGCATGATGGTGGTCTGCCTGCCCATGGCGGGTGAAGGGTTGCCCCGTCAGCCGGAGGAACGGCTGCAGAACGCCCGGCGGCTGTGCGAGCTGGCGGAGGCGGCGGGGCTGTCCCACCAGGACCTGATCCTCGATCCGCTGATCCTGACGCTGGGGACCGGCCAGCCCGAGGACCGCGACAACGGGCGGCAGGCTCTGGAGACCCTACGGCTCTTCAAGGCGGAGCTGCCCGGCTGCTTCACCGTGATGGGCGTCAGCAACGTGTCGTACGGCTTGCCGGCGGCGTTTCGGCCGGTGCTGAACAACGTGTTGCTGCACCATGCGGGCGCGCTCGGCCTTGACTTCGCCATCTTCAATCCAATGGAGCTGATGCACCGCACCGAGATTCCCGCCGACCGCTGGGATCTGGCCGAGGACCTGCTGTTGAACCGGCGGCCGGACGCCTTGCAACGGGTCCTGGAAATCGGCCACGAGCCGCTCCTCACCGAGAAGGTTCCGGATGCCAACGGGGACGCGCTGACCCTGCCGGAACGGCTGCGCCGCCAGATCGTCCGGCGGGACCGGCACGACTTCCTGCCGCGGCTGGAGGAGGCCGCGCGCCAGACGGCGCCTCAGACGCTCATCGAGACGGTCTTCCTGCCGGCCATGGCGGAAGTGGGCCGGCTGATGGAATCGCGGGGCTTGCCGCTGCCGTATGTGCTGGAATCGGCGGCCATCACTCAGGAAGGACTGAAACACCTGAAGCGGCATTTCCCCTTTCAGGACGCGGCGGGGCGTGGGCGGATCGTCCTGGCCACGGTGAAGGGTGACGTGCACGATATCGGCAAGAACCTCGTGCGCATGCTCATGGCGCACAACGGGTTCGACGTGGCCGACCTGGGCACCGACGTGGCCGCTGAGCGCATTCTCACCGCTGTCCGGGAGGGGTTGGCCGACATGGTGGGGCTGTCCGCCCTGCTGGTCTCCACGTCGCGGGAGATGCGGCGGGTGGTGGAGCTGCTCCACCGGGACGGCCTGGATGTGCCGGTGCTGGTGGGTGGCGCCGCGGTGAGCGATGCGTACGCCCGGGAGTTGGGCCGGCTGGACGGTGAGGTGTATGCCGGCGGTGTGTTCTACGGCCGGGATGCCTTTCATGGGCTGCGTCTGGCCGAGGAACTGACCGATCCGACGCGGCGCCGCGACCGCCAGAGACGATTCGTGGAAGAATGCCGGTCAACTGCAACCATAGCAACGCAGGCGGCGCCGCCGCCTGCTGAAGTCGCGCCGGTTCCGGTTATGCCGCGACTCGACCCCGCCGTGCGCGTCTTTTGCGTGGACGTCGCGCGGATGATCCGCGATTTCGATTTTGAAAAACAGTGCGGCCGCAAACTCATGGCCGGAGCCCGGATGGAGAAGGGATTCTATGAGAATCTCCTGCGGACGGGTGAAAAGCTGTTGCGGGAGCTCGGCCATTCCTCAATGGTTGCGCCCATGGCCGCTCTCGGCTTCTTCGAGCTGGCACAGGCCGGCGACGGCAGATTGATGATTGTCCACGGCGGACGCCGGCTGCCCCTGAGCCTGGCGCCGGCCTGCTGGGCGCGCCTGATCCGGTCCGGCGGCAGACCGGTATTGCCGCTGCTCGTGGTGTCACTCGGCGGAACGGTCAGCGAGACCGTGCGCCAGAGCTTCGACGGCGGCGATTATCTGCAGGGCTACATCCTGTCCACGATCGCCGCCGAGCTGGCCGACGAGCTGGCGGAGGTGGCCACGGTCGCCATACTGGCCGAACTCGACCTCCCGCGGGCGGGCGTGGTGCGGTACAGCCCCGGCTATCCGGTCTGGCCGGCCCTGCAGGACCAGCGCATCCTGTTCGACCTGCTGGGCGCGGAGGCTCACCTCGGGGTGACTCTCAGCGAGGCGTTCCAGATGATCCCCGAGTATTCGGTATCGGCCGGATTGCTGCGCCGCGAGAAAGAGGCGGGCGAAGTGTCACCCGGCAAGACCGGGCACTGA